One Saccharopolyspora erythraea NRRL 2338 genomic region harbors:
- a CDS encoding MFS transporter, protein MNTPVDPAAAVDPALRRRAVTAAMIGNATEWYDYATYGYLAAVLGAVFFPPGDPTLALLASFATFAVAFLIRPLGAFLLGPLNDRIGRKRTLSITILTMALATFAIGLLPGYGTIGAFAPIALILARLVQGFAVGGEYGGAATFVVEYAPDARRGLWASWLEFGAIGGFLLASGITTYLTYALPEADLHSWGWRIPFLVALPLGTIGLYLRLRLTDTPAFNALAEQAAESQAPVREAFTRHRTRVLICGGIVIYSSIGTYVLLTYMPTYLEQNLGMSAAAAQAQTFVVGAVLTACIPVAGALSDRLGRRTMLAAAAIGYPVLALPAFWLIGHATWGHTLAGLLMLTLCHIPVLGTTTATLPALFPARVRGTGVAVGYNLSFAVFGGTAPLLMTILVNATGNLYMPAFYLALVSLVALVPILASPETARKPLNPSPAATPSRA, encoded by the coding sequence ATGAACACACCCGTCGACCCCGCCGCCGCGGTGGACCCGGCGCTGCGCCGGCGTGCCGTCACAGCCGCGATGATCGGCAACGCCACCGAGTGGTACGACTACGCGACCTACGGCTACCTGGCAGCCGTCCTCGGCGCGGTGTTCTTCCCACCGGGCGATCCGACGCTGGCGCTGCTGGCTTCGTTCGCGACCTTCGCGGTGGCGTTCCTGATCCGCCCGCTCGGGGCGTTCCTGCTCGGTCCGCTCAACGACCGCATCGGCAGGAAGCGCACCCTGTCGATCACCATCCTCACCATGGCCCTCGCGACCTTCGCGATCGGCCTGCTGCCCGGGTACGGCACCATCGGCGCGTTCGCGCCGATCGCGCTGATCCTGGCCCGGCTCGTGCAGGGGTTCGCGGTCGGCGGCGAGTACGGCGGTGCCGCCACCTTCGTCGTCGAGTACGCACCCGACGCCCGCCGCGGTCTGTGGGCGAGCTGGCTGGAGTTCGGGGCGATCGGCGGCTTCCTGCTCGCCTCTGGCATCACCACCTACCTCACCTACGCCCTGCCCGAGGCGGACCTGCACTCCTGGGGCTGGCGCATCCCGTTCCTCGTCGCACTCCCGCTGGGCACCATCGGCCTGTACCTGCGGTTGCGGCTCACCGACACCCCCGCCTTCAACGCACTCGCCGAGCAGGCGGCGGAATCCCAGGCCCCGGTGCGGGAGGCGTTCACCCGGCACCGCACCCGCGTGCTCATCTGCGGCGGCATCGTCATCTACTCCAGCATCGGCACCTACGTCCTGCTCACCTACATGCCCACCTACCTCGAGCAGAACCTGGGCATGTCCGCGGCGGCCGCGCAGGCGCAGACCTTCGTCGTCGGTGCCGTGCTGACCGCGTGCATCCCCGTCGCCGGAGCGCTGTCGGACCGGCTCGGCCGCCGGACCATGCTCGCCGCCGCGGCCATCGGCTACCCCGTGCTCGCCCTGCCCGCGTTCTGGCTGATCGGTCACGCCACGTGGGGCCACACCCTGGCCGGACTGCTGATGCTGACGCTGTGCCACATCCCCGTGCTCGGCACCACGACCGCGACCCTGCCCGCGCTGTTCCCCGCACGGGTCCGCGGCACCGGCGTCGCCGTCGGCTACAACCTGTCGTTCGCGGTGTTCGGCGGGACGGCACCGCTGCTCATGACCATCCTGGTCAACGCCACCGGAAACCTGTACATGCCCGCGTTCTACCTCGCCCTCGTCTCGCTGGTGGCGCTGGTGCCGATCCTGGCGAGCCCGGAAACCGCGCGAAAGCCGCTGAACCCGT
- a CDS encoding M24 family metallopeptidase encodes MLVGEQQRTVSPPTVTGLDRGAAPKWLTSAAMDSVATAEPRPFTDAEYEARLDRIRRRMSRLGLDVLMVFRPSSIEYVCGYHTAETAPQPLVVTDTATTLYVPDLEVGRALASARVDHLRYCAYSDALQGLRMFLDDAVGGLPRTERVGIETAHTSTPPRAVEALAGCEVTVVDADHLVERERLVLSPAEIRCVEQAAVATRTGERAAVVAACESGATDSSVAAAIAAALIENANSVSAWGPVVVTGARAGIPHSSWRGQPLSTGPTFLEFAGTHHRYHAPVMRTVLRGRPDAVDRVLAELSRNAVAAVLAHAKPGVPCSQVAAHASESLGPLPEDVVFHHLFGYPVGLAHKPHWMDGVPFHITGDNHEPLQEGMVFHIPGSFRSFGRRCVGLSQTFVVERDGARVLTHGPADIVELGEHTS; translated from the coding sequence ATGCTCGTGGGTGAACAGCAGCGAACGGTATCCCCGCCGACGGTCACGGGACTGGACCGCGGCGCCGCGCCGAAGTGGCTGACCTCGGCCGCGATGGACAGCGTCGCCACTGCGGAGCCACGGCCTTTCACCGATGCCGAGTACGAAGCGCGCCTGGACCGCATCCGGCGGCGGATGTCACGGCTCGGGCTGGACGTGCTGATGGTCTTCCGCCCTTCGAGCATCGAGTACGTCTGCGGTTACCACACCGCGGAAACAGCACCGCAGCCGTTGGTGGTGACCGACACAGCCACGACGCTCTACGTGCCCGACCTGGAAGTCGGGCGAGCCCTGGCCAGCGCCCGGGTCGACCACCTCCGCTACTGCGCGTACTCCGACGCGTTGCAGGGATTGCGCATGTTCCTCGACGACGCGGTGGGAGGCCTGCCCCGCACCGAAAGGGTGGGCATCGAGACGGCGCACACCTCCACGCCTCCGCGTGCGGTGGAGGCGCTGGCCGGGTGCGAGGTGACCGTCGTCGATGCCGACCACCTCGTCGAGCGGGAGCGGCTTGTGCTTTCGCCCGCCGAGATCCGCTGCGTGGAGCAGGCCGCCGTGGCGACCCGCACGGGCGAGCGCGCCGCCGTCGTGGCGGCTTGCGAGTCCGGTGCGACGGATTCCTCGGTCGCCGCCGCGATCGCGGCGGCCCTGATCGAGAACGCCAACTCGGTCTCCGCGTGGGGCCCGGTCGTGGTCACCGGCGCCCGGGCGGGCATCCCGCACTCGAGCTGGCGCGGGCAGCCGTTGAGCACCGGGCCGACCTTCCTGGAGTTCGCCGGAACGCACCACCGCTACCACGCACCCGTGATGCGCACCGTGCTGCGGGGCCGGCCGGATGCCGTGGACCGGGTGCTGGCCGAACTGTCGCGGAACGCGGTCGCGGCGGTGCTCGCCCACGCCAAGCCGGGCGTGCCGTGCTCCCAGGTCGCCGCGCACGCGAGCGAGTCGCTCGGGCCGCTGCCCGAAGACGTGGTGTTCCACCACCTGTTCGGCTATCCCGTGGGACTGGCGCACAAGCCGCACTGGATGGACGGGGTGCCCTTCCACATCACCGGCGACAACCACGAGCCGCTGCAAGAAGGAATGGTGTTCCACATACCCGGTTCGTTCCGCTCGTTCGGGCGGCGGTGCGTGGGGTTGAGCCAGACCTTCGTGGTCGAACGCGACGGGGCGCGGGTTCTGACGCACGGCCCCGCCGACATCGTCGAACTCGGGGAGCACACGTCATGA
- a CDS encoding LysR family transcriptional regulator, whose translation MELSLRRLRILHEFARRGTVTATARALHYTPSAVSQQLAELEREVGHVLLEPVGRRRQLTDTGRTLAMHAEQILAAEERARIALEQQHDVVTGTLTVGVLATVAASLVPPALAILSRRHPGLAVRTREVSPEAALTAVRDGDLDMSFVLDYPPDASTSWELKLEATVVAVEQLHLVAPAGMFQYGSPVELADLAERSWVASGRDTDFGRALLAVCRRAGFEPRIAHQVDEQATAMAMVAGELGITLVADLGLALRPQGVEIHRLRQPIARRVILLRRDATRRRPSESAFLRAVLDAAMSLELGPSGQTETNPCVIGQSPG comes from the coding sequence ATGGAACTGTCCTTGCGGCGGTTGCGGATCCTGCACGAGTTCGCCCGGCGCGGAACGGTCACCGCGACCGCGCGGGCGCTGCACTACACGCCGTCCGCGGTTTCCCAGCAGCTCGCCGAGCTCGAACGGGAGGTCGGCCACGTCCTCCTGGAGCCGGTCGGGCGGCGCCGTCAGCTCACCGACACCGGGCGGACGCTGGCGATGCACGCCGAACAGATCCTGGCCGCCGAGGAACGCGCCCGGATCGCGCTCGAGCAGCAGCACGACGTGGTCACCGGCACCCTGACCGTCGGTGTGCTGGCCACGGTCGCGGCGTCGCTGGTGCCACCGGCGCTGGCCATCCTGTCCCGGCGGCATCCCGGACTCGCCGTGCGGACGCGGGAAGTGAGCCCGGAAGCCGCGTTGACCGCTGTTCGCGACGGCGATCTGGACATGTCGTTCGTCCTCGACTACCCGCCCGACGCCTCCACGTCGTGGGAGCTGAAACTGGAGGCCACCGTCGTGGCGGTCGAGCAACTGCACCTCGTCGCTCCCGCCGGGATGTTCCAGTACGGCTCCCCGGTCGAGCTGGCCGATCTGGCCGAGCGCTCGTGGGTCGCATCGGGCCGGGACACCGACTTCGGGCGCGCTCTGCTGGCGGTGTGCCGCCGCGCCGGGTTCGAACCGCGCATCGCGCACCAGGTCGACGAGCAGGCGACCGCCATGGCCATGGTCGCGGGAGAGCTCGGAATCACGCTGGTCGCCGACCTCGGCCTCGCGCTCCGTCCGCAAGGCGTCGAGATCCACCGGCTCCGGCAGCCGATCGCGCGCCGCGTCATCCTGCTGCGCCGCGACGCCACCCGCCGCCGACCGTCCGAGTCGGCGTTCCTCCGTGCGGTCCTGGACGCCGCCATGTCGTTGGAGCTGGGGCCGTCCGGTCAAACCGAGACAAATCCGTGCGTCATCGGACAAAGCCCCGGGTAG